In a single window of the Streptomyces sp. NBC_00094 genome:
- a CDS encoding GntR family transcriptional regulator: MSEAAGGLADDRALLGRTSTAERVADILRTRIAEGYFPPGVRLSEESIGGALGVSRNTLREAFRLLTHERLLVHELNRGVFVRVLAVGDVDDIYRTRRLVECAVVRGLGQPPFALDGLAAAVAEGEAAAGAEDWTGVSTANIHFHRELVALAGSARTDELMRGVLAELRLAFHVVDDARALHEPYLLRNQEILDALRAGERASAERLLARYLDDSRTRVGAAYAQAVDESTGP; the protein is encoded by the coding sequence GTGAGCGAGGCGGCCGGAGGCCTGGCGGACGACCGCGCGCTGCTCGGGCGTACGAGCACGGCGGAACGGGTCGCGGACATCCTGCGGACCCGGATCGCGGAGGGGTACTTCCCACCCGGCGTCCGCCTCTCCGAGGAGAGCATCGGCGGCGCCCTCGGTGTGTCCCGCAACACACTCCGCGAGGCCTTCCGGCTGCTCACCCACGAGCGGCTGCTCGTCCACGAACTCAACCGCGGGGTCTTCGTCCGGGTCCTCGCCGTGGGTGACGTGGACGACATCTACCGCACCCGGCGACTCGTCGAATGCGCCGTCGTACGGGGTCTGGGGCAGCCGCCCTTCGCCCTGGACGGCCTCGCGGCCGCCGTCGCGGAGGGCGAGGCCGCGGCCGGGGCGGAGGACTGGACGGGCGTCTCCACGGCCAACATCCACTTCCACCGCGAACTCGTCGCCCTCGCGGGCAGCGCGCGGACGGACGAGCTGATGCGCGGCGTCCTCGCCGAACTCCGCCTCGCCTTCCACGTCGTGGACGACGCGCGCGCCCTGCACGAGCCCTACCTCCTGCGGAACCAGGAGATCCTGGACGCCCTGCGCGCCGGTGAGCGGGCCTCGGCGGAGCGGCTCCTCGCCCGCTACCTCGACGACTCCCGCACCCGGGTCGGCGCCGCCTACGCCCAGGCCGTGGACGAGTCGACGGGCCCCTGA
- a CDS encoding LamB/YcsF family protein has product MTLASIDLNADLGEGFGRWTLTDDEQLLSVVTSANVACGFHAGDAATMRRVCELAAARGVRIGAQVSYRDLAGFGRRAMDVPAAELAAEVAYQIGALEVFARAAGSRVAYVKPHGALYNRVVRDEEQATAVVEGVLLADRSLPILGLPGSRLHEAAAEAGLPVVPEAFGDRAYRADGSLLPRGQEGAVVSDPAEVVERSVALARFGAVTAHCGSSVAVRARSLCLHGDTPGAVGLARRVRERLEASGVRVEAFA; this is encoded by the coding sequence ATGACCTTGGCCTCGATCGACCTCAACGCCGACCTCGGCGAGGGCTTCGGCCGCTGGACGTTGACCGACGACGAGCAACTGCTCTCCGTCGTCACCAGTGCCAACGTGGCCTGCGGCTTCCACGCCGGGGACGCGGCCACCATGCGGCGCGTCTGCGAGCTGGCGGCCGCACGCGGGGTACGGATCGGGGCCCAGGTGTCCTATCGGGACCTGGCCGGCTTCGGACGGCGTGCCATGGACGTCCCGGCGGCGGAGCTGGCCGCCGAAGTGGCGTACCAGATCGGCGCCCTGGAGGTCTTCGCCCGGGCGGCGGGCTCGCGCGTCGCGTACGTGAAGCCGCACGGCGCGCTCTACAACCGGGTGGTCCGGGACGAGGAGCAGGCGACGGCGGTCGTCGAGGGCGTGCTGCTCGCCGACCGGTCGCTGCCCATCCTGGGGCTGCCGGGGTCCCGGCTGCACGAAGCCGCGGCGGAGGCCGGCCTTCCGGTCGTCCCCGAGGCCTTCGGGGACCGGGCCTACCGGGCGGACGGCTCCCTTCTGCCGCGGGGGCAGGAAGGGGCCGTCGTCAGTGATCCGGCCGAGGTCGTGGAGCGCTCGGTCGCCCTGGCCCGGTTCGGGGCGGTCACGGCGCACTGCGGGAGTTCCGTCGCCGTACGGGCCCGGTCGCTGTGCCTGCACGGGGACACCCCGGGCGCGGTGGGCCTCGCCCGCCGGGTCCGGGAACGCCTGGAGGCCTCCGGCGTCCGCGTGGAGGCCTTCGCGTGA